From Synoicihabitans lomoniglobus, the proteins below share one genomic window:
- a CDS encoding DegQ family serine endoprotease has translation MNTSYSRHPQRARVLRSSMIVLAAAALGWTAAAFANDSDTNEVVVSVDQTPIVRELDNGPRVSFSPIVKRVAPAVVQVTVTGETPKITESDLPSFFRDPRMRRYFGLPENFEIPRGQPQQGAGSGVIVSADGYILTNNHVVQNAAEIEVTLDDGRELKAEVVGTDPESDLAVIKIDASDLPALTFADSDTIEVGDTVLAVGNPFGLGQTVTSGMISALGRATMGLAYEDFIQTDAAINPGNSGGALVDTNGRLVGINTAILSRSGGFQGIGFAIPSNLARNVMQQLATNGKVVRGYLGVFPSDLTPAMAKQFGLDADQTGILIEEVSEDSPAEKGGMQHGDIITHINGRSYESTRAFRMAVADLKPGETAEITVIRDGDEKELEITLGNRDGSTALNGAVKPADEGTLNGVAVADITPQARRQYGIQSRLTGALIIEVDPESAAAEAGLRPGDVILEINRERVRSAEEAVKLTEASTPSMQTLVRVWNARRGARYILVDESSDR, from the coding sequence ATGAACACCTCCTACTCACGTCATCCGCAACGCGCCCGCGTTTTACGCTCATCCATGATCGTGCTGGCCGCCGCCGCCCTTGGTTGGACGGCCGCCGCCTTCGCCAACGACAGCGACACCAACGAAGTCGTCGTCAGCGTCGATCAGACCCCCATTGTGCGGGAGCTCGACAACGGGCCCCGAGTCAGTTTTTCCCCCATCGTCAAGCGCGTCGCTCCCGCCGTCGTGCAGGTGACAGTGACCGGCGAAACGCCCAAGATCACCGAGAGCGATCTGCCCAGCTTCTTCCGCGATCCGCGCATGCGCCGCTACTTTGGTCTCCCGGAGAATTTTGAAATCCCGCGCGGCCAGCCGCAACAGGGCGCAGGCTCGGGCGTGATCGTCAGTGCCGATGGCTACATCCTCACCAACAATCACGTGGTGCAAAACGCCGCGGAGATCGAAGTCACGCTCGATGACGGTCGCGAACTCAAGGCCGAGGTCGTCGGCACCGATCCGGAATCCGATCTCGCCGTCATCAAGATCGATGCGTCGGACCTGCCGGCGCTCACGTTTGCCGACAGCGATACCATCGAGGTCGGCGACACCGTGCTCGCCGTGGGTAACCCGTTTGGTCTCGGCCAGACTGTCACCAGTGGCATGATCAGCGCGCTCGGTCGCGCCACCATGGGCCTTGCCTATGAAGACTTCATCCAGACTGATGCCGCCATCAATCCCGGCAATTCCGGTGGCGCACTCGTCGATACCAATGGCCGTCTCGTCGGCATCAATACCGCCATCCTTTCACGCAGCGGTGGCTTCCAAGGCATCGGTTTTGCCATCCCGTCGAATCTCGCTCGCAACGTCATGCAGCAACTCGCCACCAATGGTAAGGTGGTGCGCGGCTACCTCGGGGTATTTCCGAGTGACCTCACCCCGGCGATGGCCAAGCAGTTCGGTCTCGATGCCGATCAAACCGGCATTCTCATCGAAGAGGTTTCCGAAGATTCTCCCGCCGAAAAGGGCGGCATGCAGCACGGCGATATCATTACCCACATCAACGGGCGTTCCTATGAATCCACCCGCGCCTTTCGCATGGCGGTCGCCGACCTCAAACCCGGTGAAACCGCCGAAATCACGGTGATCCGCGATGGGGATGAAAAAGAACTGGAGATCACCTTGGGCAACCGTGACGGCTCCACCGCCCTCAATGGTGCGGTAAAACCCGCGGACGAAGGCACGCTCAATGGGGTGGCCGTGGCCGACATCACGCCACAGGCTCGTCGCCAATACGGCATCCAGAGCCGACTCACGGGCGCGCTCATCATCGAAGTCGATCCCGAGTCCGCCGCCGCCGAAGCGGGCCTGCGTCCCGGCGATGTGATTCTCGAAATCAATCGTGAACGGGTGCGCAGCGCCGAGGAGGCGGTGAAGCTCACCGAAGCGTCCACGCCCTCCATGCAGACTCTCGTCCGGGTGTGGAACGCCCGCCGCGGCGCCCGCTACATCCTCGTCGACGAATCGTCCGACCGCTGA
- a CDS encoding TIGR04282 family arsenosugar biosynthesis glycosyltransferase, translating to MTPTVLIFLKAPVAGAVKTRLAVDVGEAEALRIYRWLAERQLAAIPSTWPVEVHFSPAPAAAEMKAWLGEAKGRTFWPQVEAGLGERLRHAMAGAFARSAEAVFLIGGDCPGLNAKVLNRARDALREHDVVMGPACDGGYYLLGMTTARPELLHDIAWSSDRVASQTRQRVEAAGLALAELNPLRDVDRLADWRAVERRD from the coding sequence ATGACGCCCACGGTTTTGATTTTTTTGAAAGCGCCGGTGGCCGGGGCAGTGAAGACCCGACTGGCGGTGGATGTGGGCGAAGCGGAGGCGTTGCGGATTTACCGCTGGCTGGCCGAGCGCCAATTGGCGGCGATTCCGTCGACCTGGCCGGTGGAAGTGCATTTCTCTCCGGCACCGGCGGCAGCGGAAATGAAGGCGTGGTTGGGAGAGGCGAAGGGCCGGACGTTTTGGCCGCAGGTCGAGGCCGGACTGGGCGAGCGGTTGCGTCATGCGATGGCGGGCGCGTTCGCGCGGTCGGCCGAGGCGGTGTTTCTGATCGGCGGCGATTGTCCGGGATTGAATGCGAAGGTCCTGAATCGGGCCCGGGACGCGTTGCGCGAGCACGATGTGGTGATGGGCCCGGCGTGCGACGGCGGCTATTACCTGTTGGGGATGACGACCGCTCGACCGGAACTCCTGCATGATATCGCGTGGAGCTCTGACCGGGTGGCGTCGCAGACCCGCCAACGCGTCGAGGCGGCGGGACTTGCGCTGGCGGAACTGAATCCGTTGCGTGACGTCGATCGCTTGGCCGACTGGCGGGCGGTGGAACGCCGGGATTAG
- a CDS encoding response regulator, giving the protein MSETTAEADGTGDGVSELAKLRHDLRTPLNQILGYSELIAETAEDEDIAGLEITAMAVNKAGNDMLGLLNDAMSPWKIAAGSFSLVALREEMQEPIGRIDDRLAEGLQIASGADNEEIAADLEKISTAVQNLNVLLAEAREPVVPPAVAPRTGMTVPPFSARDPAYGVAQDSKLLLVDDDVINREMMSRRLKHMGFNVVLAEDGYRALEAMAEEGFDLVLLDIMMPGIDGFQTLAKIKENDAWDNIPIIMLTALDDAESTGRCIAAGAEDYAPKPFNTTVLRARIGSALEKRRLRGMEEKYLARIKELELELQNFIGAAS; this is encoded by the coding sequence ATGAGCGAAACCACGGCGGAAGCGGACGGGACGGGTGACGGGGTGTCGGAACTGGCCAAACTGCGCCATGATCTTCGCACGCCGTTGAATCAGATTTTGGGTTACAGCGAACTCATCGCTGAAACCGCCGAAGACGAAGACATCGCCGGGCTCGAAATCACCGCCATGGCGGTCAACAAGGCGGGCAATGATATGCTCGGCCTGCTCAACGATGCGATGAGTCCGTGGAAGATAGCGGCCGGCTCCTTCAGTCTGGTCGCATTACGTGAGGAAATGCAGGAACCGATCGGTCGCATCGATGATCGCTTGGCCGAAGGTCTGCAGATCGCGAGTGGTGCGGATAACGAGGAGATCGCGGCGGACCTCGAAAAGATCTCCACCGCCGTGCAAAACCTGAATGTGCTTTTAGCCGAGGCGCGCGAACCGGTGGTGCCTCCCGCCGTCGCTCCGCGCACGGGCATGACGGTGCCTCCTTTTTCCGCCCGGGATCCGGCGTATGGCGTCGCGCAGGACTCCAAGTTGCTGCTGGTGGATGACGATGTGATCAATCGCGAGATGATGTCGCGACGGCTCAAACACATGGGCTTCAATGTGGTGCTGGCCGAGGATGGTTATCGGGCGCTCGAAGCCATGGCGGAGGAGGGTTTTGATTTGGTGCTGCTCGACATTATGATGCCCGGCATCGACGGCTTCCAGACGCTGGCAAAAATCAAAGAAAACGACGCGTGGGACAACATCCCCATCATCATGCTCACCGCCCTCGACGACGCGGAAAGCACGGGACGTTGCATTGCCGCGGGCGCCGAAGACTACGCGCCCAAACCTTTCAATACCACCGTGCTGCGGGCCCGCATTGGCTCCGCGTTGGAGAAACGCCGTCTCCGTGGGATGGAGGAAAAGTATCTCGCTCGCATCAAGGAGCTGGAGCTCGAGTTGCAGAACTTCATCGGGGCCGCATCCTAA
- a CDS encoding sensor histidine kinase: MGALRQIRRSLALRFSLWFAGWFTIGFVAIFALLYWLLGRQIESRDYEDLQQRLQQYATVYVQSGVRGLQRRIAEDSQQPNVRSLFLRLVGPGGSQVWGKIPPDWLQEDQSVVVVPDGWGRWREQTVSRVRITRDAQRDLAIVSQALPGNVLLQIGRSTDSREALLEPLRKTFAWVAGAVVLMGFGAGYFTARRATRPLREVVETARSILATGNLDARVPLPRANDEVAELVRHFNSVLDKNAGLLRAMREALDNVAHDLRTPLAGLRLTAESALQRRDVDAATGETLGDVIERSDQVLALLRALMEISEAEAGMLKLNRVSCDLGETARHAAELYEEVAEAAGVTLTIEAMPPVPVVADPTRLRQAVANLVDNAIKYTPAGGAVRVSAGSGDGRTFVRVTDNGPGVPVAEQTKVWDRLYRCDQSRTQSGLGLGLSMVRAIMTAHGGDAEVHDAPGGGARFELWLPAVEVPLLMPAETSHPGD, translated from the coding sequence ATGGGCGCGCTTAGGCAAATCCGCCGCTCGCTGGCGCTGCGTTTCAGTCTGTGGTTTGCCGGGTGGTTCACCATCGGGTTTGTCGCGATCTTTGCGCTGTTATATTGGTTGCTCGGCCGGCAGATCGAGTCGCGCGATTACGAGGATCTGCAGCAACGGCTCCAACAATACGCCACGGTTTACGTGCAAAGCGGCGTGCGTGGGCTGCAGCGGCGTATCGCCGAGGACAGTCAGCAGCCGAATGTGCGTTCGTTGTTCCTGCGTCTCGTGGGCCCCGGGGGCAGTCAGGTGTGGGGCAAGATTCCGCCCGATTGGCTGCAGGAAGACCAGTCGGTCGTGGTGGTGCCGGACGGGTGGGGGCGGTGGCGCGAGCAAACCGTTTCACGGGTGCGCATCACGCGTGATGCGCAGCGGGATCTGGCCATCGTTTCGCAAGCTTTGCCGGGCAATGTGCTCCTGCAAATCGGCCGTTCGACCGACAGCCGCGAGGCGTTGCTCGAGCCGCTGCGCAAGACCTTCGCCTGGGTGGCGGGTGCGGTGGTGTTGATGGGCTTCGGCGCCGGTTACTTCACGGCACGGCGCGCGACGCGTCCGCTGCGTGAAGTGGTGGAGACGGCGCGGAGTATTCTGGCGACCGGCAATCTCGATGCACGGGTGCCGTTGCCGCGAGCCAACGACGAAGTGGCGGAGTTGGTGCGACACTTCAACAGCGTGCTCGACAAGAACGCCGGTCTGCTGCGGGCGATGCGCGAAGCGTTGGACAACGTCGCGCATGATCTACGCACGCCGTTGGCGGGGTTGCGTCTCACGGCGGAGTCGGCGCTGCAACGTCGAGATGTCGATGCCGCCACCGGTGAGACCCTCGGAGACGTGATCGAGCGCAGTGACCAGGTGCTGGCGTTGTTGCGAGCCCTGATGGAAATTTCCGAAGCCGAGGCGGGCATGTTGAAGCTCAATCGCGTGTCCTGTGATCTGGGTGAGACGGCACGTCACGCGGCCGAATTATACGAAGAAGTGGCCGAAGCGGCCGGGGTGACGTTGACCATCGAAGCCATGCCGCCGGTGCCGGTGGTGGCCGATCCCACGCGTCTGCGTCAGGCGGTGGCCAACCTCGTCGACAATGCGATCAAATACACGCCGGCGGGCGGAGCGGTTCGCGTCAGCGCGGGATCGGGTGACGGCCGCACCTTCGTGCGGGTCACCGATAATGGTCCGGGCGTGCCCGTCGCGGAGCAGACCAAAGTGTGGGACCGCCTTTACCGTTGTGATCAAAGCCGGACGCAGTCGGGGCTCGGCCTCGGTTTGAGCATGGTGCGGGCGATCATGACCGCTCACGGTGGCGATGCGGAAGTGCACGACGCGCCCGGAGGCGGGGCGCGGTTTGAGTTGTGGTTGCCCGCGGTCGAGGTGCCGTTGTTGATGCCGGCGGAAACTTCTCACCCCGGAGATTGA
- a CDS encoding adenylate/guanylate cyclase domain-containing protein, with protein sequence MDSRPANISPFSRPIPWWRQLRFRATLAMVSLSLLVAGALFVTNYVFGRSELLKQFQERVETIAGTGAVAIQGDLLESIEFQLDYLTDEFQDSRAILEEIRQRNRLSHEEIYILRPVSREDLFETEFVVMTAEEPYIANRYQIREQNRQAYLRALQKGEVTSTGIYESDVGEWISAYSPIKNRLGEIIAVLEVDAQVQRYDRALRDKILIEATVTGLALAIALMAVLFLTRQLTRDIGKLVMAMRRFERGETNVQLQLDSRDEIAAMAETFNGMAYSVGEKLKLLPFVSQFTAHAVEKSRYVENWLEGQEQEAAILITDVRGFTRSAEDMAPDELLRQLNELLALQTEVVLAHGGDVDKFMGDSVLAVFSGGADCLQRAVMCGRELLSRVQQRTNEWPQNWALGAAVNYGRVVVGAVGSQARRDYTVIGNPVNSAAHLCAAARQWELLLPPGLWEQLPMELKNLFPEEVGVRTKHEQNDRPMRSHRRNDVTQTPW encoded by the coding sequence GTGGATTCCCGCCCCGCTAACATTTCACCGTTTTCCCGTCCGATCCCGTGGTGGCGGCAGCTGCGGTTTCGGGCGACGTTGGCCATGGTCAGTCTGTCGCTGCTGGTGGCGGGGGCGTTGTTTGTGACCAACTACGTGTTCGGTCGCTCGGAGCTGTTAAAACAGTTTCAGGAGCGGGTGGAAACGATTGCCGGCACGGGGGCGGTGGCGATCCAGGGGGACCTTTTGGAGAGTATCGAATTCCAGTTGGACTACCTGACGGATGAGTTTCAGGACTCCCGCGCGATTCTGGAGGAAATCAGGCAACGCAACCGGCTGAGTCACGAGGAGATCTATATTTTACGACCGGTCAGCCGGGAGGATTTGTTTGAAACTGAGTTTGTGGTGATGACCGCCGAGGAGCCGTATATCGCGAATCGCTACCAAATCAGAGAGCAGAACCGCCAGGCCTACCTGCGCGCTTTGCAAAAGGGCGAAGTGACCTCGACCGGAATTTATGAGTCGGATGTCGGGGAGTGGATCAGTGCTTATTCCCCGATCAAAAATCGGTTGGGGGAAATCATCGCGGTCTTGGAAGTCGATGCGCAGGTGCAGCGCTATGATCGCGCCTTGCGCGACAAGATATTGATCGAGGCCACGGTGACCGGACTCGCGCTGGCCATTGCGCTGATGGCCGTGCTCTTCCTGACCCGGCAATTGACCCGGGACATCGGCAAACTCGTCATGGCGATGAGGCGATTCGAGCGCGGAGAAACCAACGTGCAACTGCAGCTCGATTCGCGGGATGAAATCGCAGCGATGGCGGAGACATTTAACGGGATGGCCTATTCGGTGGGGGAAAAATTGAAGCTTCTGCCGTTTGTTTCCCAGTTCACGGCGCATGCGGTGGAGAAGAGTCGCTACGTGGAAAACTGGCTGGAGGGTCAGGAGCAGGAGGCCGCCATTTTGATCACCGACGTGCGAGGCTTCACGCGCTCGGCGGAAGACATGGCGCCGGATGAACTGCTGCGCCAACTCAACGAGTTGCTGGCACTGCAGACCGAGGTGGTGCTCGCCCACGGCGGCGACGTCGACAAGTTCATGGGGGACTCGGTGCTGGCGGTTTTCTCGGGCGGGGCGGACTGTTTGCAGCGGGCGGTGATGTGCGGGCGGGAACTGCTTTCCCGGGTGCAGCAACGCACGAACGAATGGCCGCAGAATTGGGCCTTGGGGGCCGCCGTTAATTATGGCCGCGTCGTCGTCGGAGCGGTCGGTTCTCAAGCGCGCCGCGACTACACCGTGATTGGCAACCCCGTGAACTCGGCGGCGCACCTGTGCGCGGCCGCCCGTCAATGGGAACTGCTGTTGCCACCGGGACTGTGGGAGCAGTTGCCGATGGAATTGAAAAATTTATTCCCCGAGGAGGTCGGCGTGCGAACCAAGCATGAACAGAACGATCGTCCCATGCGTTCCCATCGCCGCAATGATGTAACCCAGACGCCGTGGTGA
- a CDS encoding glycosyltransferase family 2 protein produces MLDSIQVIIPALDEASTIGDVVSELRAQGLTRIRVVDNGSCDATADVARAAGADVLSEPVAGYGQACWTGYQQLDDAVEWVLFCDADGSDDIGDAARMIAAAAKGADFVLGDRRARPEARAVMTPVQRFGNGLATTLMRWGWGQRYGDLGPLRLIRRSLLERINMRDRGFGWTIEMQVRAVEEGARIVELPVGYQRRGGGRSKISGTIRGSVAAGTIILTTLASLWSARATLGGVLRYKAGGVVLLAGAVMMARFGGFAAVGTVPWFLFAAAVMSLGWAWAGRPPQLPIAWFWAVAVGARVLLLPMYPGDDVWRYLWEGRMQSAGFSPYLHSPDDPLLVTWRDGTWPLINHANASAIYPPIAQLVLRMIAAISVSVGAMKIAFVVADLATIWLLARRFGRGATLVYAWNPLVIYVGAGGAHYEPVLMLALVAGWLALLPPVCHPIGDKRAEVEVEAVAPARRWAGAWWLGVAAGLKWITAPLVVWYAWSRVRVQDWRGAGLFGLIAVAPLGLALWWFKWDFGRIGPLAPQDYVAWARTAELVPWLLEQAWSASAYQNGLILAVFAPVSVWLFFRARTLTRFAESFLFALLVFSPSVHAWYFVWLVPLAVATRNLGTLLVSVSGFSYFWLWETQARTGEWIHSPVEKVILWGPLLAGYAWSRWREGKTA; encoded by the coding sequence ATGCTCGATTCGATCCAAGTCATCATCCCCGCCCTCGATGAAGCATCGACCATTGGGGACGTGGTATCCGAACTGCGGGCACAAGGGCTGACGCGCATTCGCGTGGTCGACAACGGCAGCTGCGATGCGACCGCGGACGTGGCCCGGGCGGCGGGCGCGGACGTGTTGTCCGAGCCGGTGGCCGGTTACGGTCAGGCCTGTTGGACGGGATATCAGCAGTTGGACGATGCGGTCGAGTGGGTGCTGTTTTGCGATGCCGATGGCAGTGATGACATTGGCGATGCGGCGCGTATGATCGCGGCAGCGGCGAAAGGGGCGGATTTTGTGTTGGGGGACCGACGAGCACGACCGGAAGCGCGGGCGGTCATGACCCCCGTGCAGCGTTTCGGCAACGGGTTGGCCACGACGTTGATGCGCTGGGGCTGGGGGCAGCGGTATGGCGACCTGGGACCGTTGCGGTTGATTCGTCGATCCCTGCTCGAACGCATCAACATGCGCGATCGCGGATTTGGTTGGACCATCGAGATGCAGGTTCGAGCGGTGGAGGAAGGGGCGCGAATCGTGGAGCTGCCGGTGGGTTACCAGCGACGGGGCGGGGGGCGTTCCAAAATTTCGGGCACGATCCGTGGGAGTGTCGCGGCGGGGACCATCATCCTCACCACCTTGGCTTCACTTTGGTCGGCGCGCGCTACACTCGGTGGAGTTTTGCGCTACAAGGCGGGCGGAGTCGTGCTGCTGGCGGGAGCGGTGATGATGGCGAGGTTCGGCGGTTTTGCCGCGGTGGGCACGGTGCCATGGTTTTTGTTCGCGGCGGCGGTGATGAGCCTGGGATGGGCGTGGGCGGGGCGACCGCCGCAGCTGCCGATCGCGTGGTTTTGGGCGGTAGCGGTGGGAGCGCGGGTGTTGTTGCTGCCCATGTATCCGGGTGACGATGTTTGGCGTTATCTGTGGGAAGGGCGGATGCAGTCGGCCGGATTTTCGCCGTATCTGCATTCCCCGGACGATCCGCTGTTGGTCACGTGGCGGGATGGCACCTGGCCGTTGATCAATCACGCAAATGCCTCGGCCATTTATCCGCCGATCGCGCAGCTGGTGCTGCGCATGATCGCGGCAATCTCCGTGTCGGTAGGGGCCATGAAGATCGCATTCGTGGTGGCGGACCTCGCAACGATCTGGCTGTTGGCCCGGCGGTTCGGCCGTGGTGCCACGCTCGTCTACGCTTGGAATCCCCTCGTGATTTACGTGGGGGCGGGTGGGGCGCACTACGAACCCGTGTTGATGCTCGCCCTGGTGGCGGGCTGGCTGGCGCTGCTCCCGCCCGTTTGTCACCCAATAGGTGACAAACGCGCTGAGGTGGAGGTGGAGGCGGTGGCCCCGGCGCGACGGTGGGCGGGAGCATGGTGGCTGGGGGTGGCGGCGGGTCTGAAATGGATCACGGCGCCGTTGGTGGTTTGGTATGCCTGGTCGCGGGTGCGGGTGCAGGATTGGCGAGGAGCAGGGCTGTTCGGGTTGATCGCCGTCGCGCCGCTCGGTCTGGCGCTGTGGTGGTTCAAGTGGGACTTTGGCCGGATCGGACCCTTGGCACCCCAGGACTATGTGGCGTGGGCGCGGACCGCCGAACTGGTGCCGTGGTTGCTGGAGCAAGCGTGGTCGGCGAGTGCTTACCAAAACGGCCTGATTCTGGCGGTGTTCGCGCCGGTGTCGGTTTGGTTGTTTTTTCGGGCCCGCACGCTGACGCGCTTTGCGGAGTCCTTCCTGTTCGCGTTGCTCGTGTTTTCGCCATCGGTGCACGCGTGGTATTTTGTGTGGTTGGTGCCGCTGGCGGTGGCGACCCGCAACCTGGGCACCCTGCTGGTGAGTGTGAGTGGGTTCAGCTATTTTTGGTTGTGGGAGACTCAAGCTCGAACGGGGGAGTGGATCCACTCTCCGGTGGAGAAGGTGATACTCTGGGGACCGCTGCTCGCGGGTTATGCCTGGAGCCGCTGGCGGGAAGGAAAGACAGCATGA
- a CDS encoding response regulator transcription factor: MRILVVEDDAKIASFVVKGLKQEGYAVDHAPDGDTGLSLATTTSYDAAVVDVMLPGLDGLSLVKRLRLSFPELPVLFLSARSTVEDRVRGLQAGGDDYLTKPFAFAELSARVQALLRRATRAPETTKLTVGDVTLDLVSRVVTVAGESIELQPREFALLGYLMRHPNRPVTKTMILEHVWDYSFDPQTNVVDVLVSRLRSKVDPDKTRIETVRGVGYVIHGRA, encoded by the coding sequence GTGCGTATACTCGTTGTCGAAGATGATGCCAAGATTGCCTCGTTTGTGGTCAAGGGACTGAAACAGGAAGGCTACGCCGTGGACCATGCTCCCGACGGCGACACCGGGCTGTCGTTGGCCACCACCACGTCCTACGACGCGGCCGTGGTCGACGTGATGCTGCCGGGATTGGATGGACTTTCGCTGGTCAAGCGCCTGCGGCTCTCGTTCCCGGAGTTGCCGGTGTTGTTTTTAAGTGCGCGTTCCACGGTGGAGGATCGCGTGCGCGGTCTCCAGGCCGGGGGCGACGACTACCTCACGAAACCCTTTGCGTTTGCGGAACTCTCGGCCCGCGTGCAGGCGCTGCTGCGGCGGGCGACCCGCGCCCCGGAAACCACGAAACTCACGGTGGGGGATGTGACGTTGGACCTCGTCTCCCGCGTCGTCACCGTGGCGGGCGAGAGCATCGAACTGCAGCCCCGCGAATTCGCGTTGCTGGGTTATCTCATGCGCCATCCCAACCGGCCTGTCACCAAAACCATGATACTGGAGCACGTGTGGGACTACAGTTTTGATCCGCAGACCAATGTCGTCGACGTGCTGGTGTCGCGGCTGCGCAGCAAGGTCGATCCCGATAAAACCCGCATCGAAACGGTCCGCGGGGTCGGTTACGTGATCCATGGGCGCGCTTAG
- the pyk gene encoding pyruvate kinase: MTAAAPRRTRCTKIIFTLGPATASEEMLEKLIRGGADVARLNMAHASHEWVREMVARIRQVSEKVGREIGIMMDIKGPEIRTGDVEAPIELMAGETFDFTVRPGGPGDSPEEVRSVGVNYENLVNDIAIGDIVLVDNGLMRFEVLEKIDRRIRCKVLITGQLTSRRHINLPGVKVSLPAFTEKDRRDTLVGIEAGVDFVALSFVREGKDIVALRDFLKSNNSKARIIAKIEDQSAITNLDDIIHECDALMVARGDLGIECPIEELPVIQRRAVRACFDRGRAVIIATHMLESMISSPVPTRAEVTDVANAVYEEADCVMLSGETTIGKYPLECIDTLDRVARRIEAEGDLVFKEPALLTGEKVKVLQSAVVLANELPNSAILTFTRRGFMAAALAALRPARAPIFAMTNSVQTLRHLRLLRGVEPFVMPLASDPNDTIDNAIRLLRREGRVQVGDKLIVATDILSHDRFVESVQLRTVR, from the coding sequence ATGACCGCAGCAGCCCCGCGACGCACCCGGTGCACCAAAATCATTTTCACCCTCGGCCCCGCCACGGCGAGTGAGGAAATGCTCGAAAAACTCATTCGCGGCGGCGCCGACGTCGCCCGTTTGAACATGGCGCACGCCAGCCACGAATGGGTTCGCGAGATGGTTGCGCGAATTCGCCAGGTTTCCGAAAAAGTCGGTCGTGAGATCGGGATCATGATGGACATCAAGGGACCGGAGATTCGCACCGGTGACGTCGAAGCCCCCATCGAACTGATGGCCGGCGAGACCTTCGATTTCACCGTGCGCCCCGGCGGACCCGGGGACAGCCCTGAGGAGGTCCGCTCCGTCGGCGTCAACTACGAGAACCTCGTCAACGACATCGCCATTGGTGACATCGTCCTCGTCGACAACGGCCTCATGCGCTTTGAGGTGCTGGAGAAAATCGACCGCCGCATCCGCTGCAAGGTGTTGATCACCGGTCAGCTCACCTCCCGTCGCCACATCAACCTCCCCGGGGTGAAAGTCAGCCTGCCCGCGTTCACCGAAAAAGACCGGCGCGACACGCTGGTCGGCATCGAGGCCGGAGTCGATTTCGTCGCCCTGTCCTTCGTCCGCGAAGGCAAGGACATCGTGGCGCTGCGCGATTTTCTGAAGTCCAACAACTCCAAGGCGCGCATCATCGCCAAGATCGAGGACCAGTCAGCGATCACCAATCTGGACGACATTATCCATGAATGCGACGCGCTGATGGTCGCACGGGGCGATCTCGGCATTGAGTGTCCCATCGAGGAACTCCCCGTCATCCAGCGCCGGGCGGTGCGCGCCTGCTTCGACCGGGGCCGGGCCGTGATCATCGCCACGCACATGCTCGAATCGATGATCTCATCGCCGGTCCCCACCCGCGCCGAAGTCACCGACGTGGCCAATGCCGTCTACGAAGAAGCCGATTGTGTGATGCTCTCCGGTGAGACCACGATCGGCAAATACCCGCTCGAATGCATCGATACGCTCGATCGCGTCGCCCGTCGCATCGAAGCCGAAGGTGACCTCGTATTCAAAGAGCCGGCCCTATTGACCGGCGAAAAAGTCAAAGTGCTGCAGTCCGCGGTCGTGCTCGCCAACGAACTGCCCAACAGCGCCATCCTCACCTTCACCCGGCGTGGTTTCATGGCCGCCGCCCTCGCCGCGCTGCGGCCCGCCCGGGCCCCGATTTTTGCCATGACCAATTCGGTGCAAACCCTGCGGCATCTGCGCCTGTTGCGCGGCGTGGAACCCTTTGTCATGCCGCTCGCCTCGGACCCCAACGACACCATCGACAACGCCATCCGGCTGCTGCGTCGCGAAGGTCGGGTCCAAGTCGGCGACAAATTGATCGTCGCGACCGATATTCTTTCCCATGACCGCTTTGTGGAAAGCGTGCAGTTGCGCACGGTGCGTTGA